A stretch of Cucumis sativus cultivar 9930 chromosome 2, Cucumber_9930_V3, whole genome shotgun sequence DNA encodes these proteins:
- the LOC101205802 gene encoding probable inactive receptor kinase At2g26730 — MATAISLCSVFLLLLLVIQWVNSEPTQDRQALLDFFSKTPHANRVQWNLSNSVCNWVGVECDSSKSFVYSLRLPGVGLVGSIPANTVGKLTQLRVLSLRSNRLSGEIPSDFSNLVMLRNLYLQDNAFSGEFPSSLIRLTRLTRLDLSSNEFSGPIPASVDNLTHLSGIFLQNNGFSGSLPNISALNLTSFNVSNNKLNGSIPNSLAKFPASSFAGNLDLCGGPFPPCSPLTPSPSPSQIPPPSNKKSKKLSTAAIIGIVIGAVFAAFLLLLILILCIRRRSNKTQTKSPKPPTAVGTAARSIPVAEAGTSSSKDDITGGSVEATERNKLVFFEGGIYNFDLEDLLRASAEVLGKGSVGTSYKAVLEEGTTVVVKRLKDVVVTKKEFENQMEILGKIKHENVVPLRAFYFSKDEKLLVYDYISTGSLSASLHGSRGSGRTPLDWDSRMRIALSAGRGLAHLHLTGKVVHGNIKSSNILLRPDHDACISDFGLNPLFGTATPPNRVAGYRAPEVVETRKVTFKSDVYSYGVLLLELLTGKAPNQQSLGEDGIDLPRWVQSVVREEWTAEVFDAELMRFHNIEEEMVQLLQIAMSCVSTVPDQRPAMPEVVRMIEDMSSHRSETDDGLRQSSDEPSKGSDVNTPPAESRTPPGVTP, encoded by the exons ATGGCTACTGCAATTTCTCTTTgctctgtttttcttcttcttctacttgtGATTCAGTGGGTCAACTCGGAGCCGACTCAGGATAGACAAGCCCTTCTCGATTTCTTCTCTAAAACTCCTCACGCCAATCGGGTTCAATGGAATCTTTCTAATTCCGTCTGTAATTGGGTCGGCGTTGAGTGTGATTCAAGTAAGTCCTTTGTTTACTCTCTCCGTTTGCCTGGTGTTGGCCTTGTTGGATCGATTCCGGCTAATACAGTTGGGAAATTGACTCAGCTCCGAGTTCTCAGTCTCCGTTCCAACCGTCTCTCCGGCGAGATCCCATCGGATTTTTCCAATTTGGTAATGCTAAGGAATTTGTATCTTCAGGATAATGCTTTCTCCGGAGAGTTTCCGTCGAGCTTGATTCGGCTGACTCGGCTGACTCGGCTGGATTTGTCGTCGAATGAATTTTCCGGTCCGATTCCGGCTTCTGTTGACAATCTAACTCACTTGAGTGGGATTTTCTTACAGAACAATGGATTCTCCGGTTCACTCCCGAATATCTCCGCCCTTAACTTAACAAGCTTCAATGTCTCTAACAACAAACTCAACGGCTCGATTCCGAATTCCTTAGCGAAATTCCCCGCCTCTTCCTTCGCCGGAAACTTAGATCTCTGCGGCGGACCATTCCCACCTTGCAGCCCATTAACTccttctccatctccatcaCAAATCCCCCCACCATCCaacaaaaaatctaaaaaactCTCCACGGCAGCAATTATCGGAATCGTAATCGGCGCCGTTTTCGCAGCttttctcctcctcctcatcCTAATCCTCTGCATTCGTCGCCGGTCCAACAAAACACAGACGAAATCACCAAAGCCACCAACGGCGGTGGGAACGGCAGCGAGATCTATTCCAGTAGCGGAAGCTGGAACATCGTCGTCGAAAGACGACATTACCGGAGGGTCAGTGGAGGCGACGGAAAGGAACAAGCTGGTGTTTTTCGAAGGTGGGATTTACAACTTTGATTTGGAGGATTTGTTGAGGGCTTCGGCGGAGGTATTGGGGAAAGGAAGCGTCGGAACGTCGTATAAGGCGGTGCTAGAAGAAGGGACGACGGTGGTGGTGAAACGGCTGAAGGATGTGGTGGTGACGAAAAAGGAATTTGAGAATCAAATGGAGATTTTGGggaaaattaaacatgaaaatgTGGTTCCACTAAGAGCTTTTTACTTCTCCAAAGATGAGAAATTGCTTGTTTATGATTATATCTCCACCGGAAGTTTGTCGGCCAGCCTTCACG GAAGCCGAGGCTCCGGGAGGACGCCGTTGGATTGGGATTCAAGAATGAGAATAGCACTAAGCGCCGGAAGAGGATTAGCCCATCTCCACCTCACCGGCAAGGTGGTTCACGGCAACATTAAATCCTCCAACATTCTTCTCCGTCCAGACCACGACGCCTGCATTTCCGATTTCGGTCTAAACCCACTTTTCGGCACCGCCACACCGCCGAATCGCGTCGCCGGCTACCGTGCACCGGAGGTCGTCGAAACCCGAAAGGTCACATTCAAATCCGACGTTTACAGCTACGGAGTTCTCCTCCTGGAACTCCTAACAGGAAAAGCCCCCAACCAACAATCCCTCGGTGAGGACGGAATCGACCTTCCACGGTGGGTTCAATCCGTCGTCCGGGAAGAATGGACGGCAGAGGTTTTCGACGCGGAGCTGATGCGGTTCCATAACATCGAAGAAGAGATGGTTCAGTTGCTGCAGATTGCAATGTCCTGTGTTTCGACGGTTCCCGATCAACGACCGGCGATGCCGGAAGTTGTACGGATGATCGAAGATATGAGTAGTCATAGAAGTGAGACGGATGATGGGTTGCGTCAGTCTTCCGATGAGCCTTCGAAAGGATCAGACGTGAATACGCCACCGGCGGAGTCTAGAACTCCACCGGGAGTGACGCCGTAG
- the LOC101209032 gene encoding myb family transcription factor EFM: MPSPPELSLDCKPHSYSMLLKSFVSDHHQVAITNNNNHTHQDHQQQHHSSSQNQQLEDLLSCLEAERLKIDAFKRELPLCMQLLTNALETSRQQLQGCRSVNSNNNNDENDHQNSQKPILEEFIPLKQTTSESSDQTLSNNISDKANWMTSAQLWSQTNSNSTNIIDETKPINLSSSKQQQQQPIVDHHHHHHHHHQIGLIPKLQRNNNSNQNNGGAFLPFSKDRILHNSTSSNSSHLPDLALAATTAADFGDNDGNKCGNSDHHLPEKGNLVTGKVNLGGEGQIITNSNTTNNNNSTVVVNNNNNTTNSTNQTHRKARRCWSPDLHRRFVNALQMLGGSQVATPKQIRELMKVDGLTNDEVKSHLQKYRLHTRRPSPSPQAAGAPAPQLVVGIWVPPEYATAAAHGGAAALYGPHPTTYCAPPVHQDFYPPPPLPHHQLHHQHALHQQLHMYKAAATAQAHSSPESDGRGNGDRSESIEDGGKSESGSWKVESGGENNGGTGERKGNLAALRQETGDESNGSEITLKF, translated from the exons ATGCCATCTCCTCCTGAATTGAGCCTTGATTGTAAGCCTCATAGCTATTCTATGTTGTTGAAATCTTTTGTTTCAGATCATCATCAAGTGGcaattactaataataataatcatactCATCAAGATCATCAACAACAACATCATTCTTCATCACAAAATCAACAACTTGAAGATTTGCTCTCTTGTCTTGAAGCTGAAAGACTCAAAATTGATGCTTTCAAACGTGAACTTCCTCTTTGCATGCAACTTTTAACCAACG CTTTGGAGACATCAAGACAACAACTACAAGGGTGCAGATCAGTAAACAGCAATAACAacaatgatgaaaatgatcatCAAAATAGTCAAAAACCAATCCTTGAAGAGTTCATTCCACTCAAACAAACAACCTCAGAAAGCTCAGATCAAACCTTATCAAATAACATTTCTGATAAGGCAAATTGGATGACATCAGCTCAACTTTGGAGCCAAACAAATAGTAATTCAACAAATATCATTGATgaaacaaaaccaattaatCTTTCCTCTtccaaacaacaacaacaacaacccaTTGttgatcatcatcatcatcatcatcatcaccatCAAATTGGATTAATCCCAAAGCTTCAAAGAAACAACAACAGCAATCAAAACAACGGTGGAgcttttcttccattttcaaaagataGAATTTTGCATAATTCTACTTCTTCTAATTCTTCTCATCTTCCCGATTTGGCCCTCGCCGCCACGACCGCTGCCGATTTTGGTGACAATGATGGGAATAAGTGTGGGAATTCAGATCACCACCTGCCAGAAAAGGGTAATTTGGTCACCGGAAAAGTGAATTTGGGTGGTGAGGGacaaattattacaaatagTAATActaccaataataataattcgaCTGTGGtggttaataataataataacacaacCAACTCTACAAATCAGACTCACCGGAAAGCTAGACGGTGCTGGTCCCCGGATTTGCACCGGCGGTTTGTCAATGCTCTTCAAATGCTTGGTGGTTCACAAG ttgctACCCCAAAGCAAATCAGGGAGTTGATGAAGGTTGACGGTTTGACCAATGATGAGGTTAAAAGCCATCTGCAG AAATATAGGCTGCACACAAGGCGACCAAGTCCAAGCCCACAAGCGGCCGGAGCTCCGGCGCCGCAGCTGGTAGTCGGCATTTGGGTTCCACCGGAGTATGCCACGGCAGCCGCCCACGGTGGAGCAGCGGCCCTATACGGACCTCATCCCACAACCTACTGTGCACCACCGGTGCACCAAGATTTCTATCCACCGCCACCACTGCCGCACCACCAGCTCCACCACCAGCACGCACTGCACCAGCAGCTACACATGTACAAGGCAGCCGCCACTGCTCAGGCTCATAGCTCCCCGGAATCAGACGGCCGAGGAAACGGTGACCGATCGGAGAGCATCGAGGATGGTGGGAAGTCGGAGAGCGGCAGCTGGAAGGTGGAGAGCGGCGGAGAAAATAACGGCGGGACCggagagagaaaagggaacTTGGCGGCGCTCCGGCAAGAGACCGGAGATGAGAGCAATGGGAGTGAAATTACACTCAAGTTCTAA
- the LOC101205569 gene encoding U1 small nuclear ribonucleoprotein 70 kDa, translated as MTVDDDSSIYVGGLPYDATEDSLRRIFDLYGAVVAVKIINDRSTRGKCYGFVTFTNPRSAIDAIKDMDGRTIEGRVVRVNGVKSRLGGRFGKEGNRFDAERDVSWERDRDRGRDYDHDRYRHRGRNNDWSRDHDRSREHDLDKERGYKHSQDRDLPRDQFLDREPELEKTSKDNEKVHDLKLNHDQDWEKDHGADLSGGRGIDKTDDYDKSLDNDRDQVLRRDKSLDNDRDQVLRRDNGLTIEGRTARDLSSDSSDDYIHELKEQLEISTERLEELRKEVSQIEERSGEKEKLVVELQKKAKKLEDALISAKKRSSFRQTQLIKLHKSFLLVKDYSKRLKTSEQELQALVESTAIESDVG; from the exons ATGACGGTGGACGACGACAGCTCGATATACGTCGGCGGTCTTCCTTACGATGCAACGGAGGATAGTTTGCGCAGAATCTTCGATTTGTACGGCGCCGTCGTCGCTGTTAAG ATTATCAATGATCGTTCTACTAGGGGAAAGTGCTATGGCTTTGTTACTTTTACAAACCCTCGATCTGCTATTGATGCCATAAAAGACATGGATGGAAGG ACTATTGAAGGGCGGGTTGTCCGAGTTAATGGAGTGAAGAGTCGACTTGGTGGAAGGTTTGGTAAGGAAGGTAATCGGTTCGATGCAGAGAGGGACGTGAGCTGGGAGAGGGATAGAGATCGAGGGAGGGATTATGATCATGATAGGTATCGTCATAGAGGTAGAAACAATGACTGGTCTAGAGATCATGATCGGTCTCGAGAACATGATTTGGACAAGGAAAGAGGATATAAGCATTCACAAGATCGTGATCTACCAAGGGATCAATTTTTGGATAGGGAGCCAGAGTTGGAAAAAACTTCAAAGGATAATGAGAAGGTACATGACTTGAAGTTGAACCACGATCAAGATTGGGAAAAAGATCATGGTGCTGATTTGAGTGGAGGCAGAGGCATTGATAAAACTGATGATTATGATAAAAGCCTTGACAATGACAGAGATCAAGTCTTAAGAAGAGATAAAAGCCTTGACAATGACAGAGATCAAGTTTTAAGGAGAGATAACGG TCTTACAATTGAAGGTCGAACTGCACGGGATCTTTCATCTGATTCTAGTGATGATTATATCCATGAA tTAAAGGAACAACTGGAGATATCAACAGAAAGATTGGAAGAACTTAGAAAAGAG gTTTCTCAAATAGAGGAGAGGTcaggagagaaagaaaaacttgtggTTGAGTTGCAAAAGAAAGccaag AAACTGGAAGATGCATTGATCAGTGCAAAGAAGCGCTCTTCATTCCGTCAGACGCAGCTGATCAAG CTCCATAAAAGTTTTCTGCTAGTAAAGGATTATTCTAAGAGACTTAAGACCAGTGAACAAGAACTTCAG GCTCTTGTTGAATCAACTGCAATAGAGAGTGATGTTGGATGA
- the LOC101205333 gene encoding GDP-fucose transporter 1 — protein sequence MSSIRVDTKQYFTTSGLVIGYALCSSLLAVINKFAITKFNYPGLLTALQYLTSAVGVWILGKLGFLHHDPFTYATAKKFLPAAFVFYLAIFTNTNLLRHANVDTFIVFRSCTPLLVAIADTMFRNQPCPSKLTFGSLVIILGGAVGYVATDSAFTLTAYSWAFAYLVTITTEMVYIKHMVTHLGLNTWGFVLYNNLISLILAPVFWFITGEYVDVFSTLGSSGGDWFEYDAFFAVSLSCVFGFLISFFGFAARKAISATAFTVTGVVNKFLTVAINVFIWDKHANPFGLVCLLFTISGGVLYQQSVTGAGSAPSSADKPTGNDNDPEGNHGKPGFDMNEENSIKLQVSNLHPQLHKNDQQQDQEDEALLYQWCQSGDQARNNPGELQEPKNEEKK from the exons ATGTCTTCCATTAGAGTGGATACGAAGCAATACTTTACAACCAGTGGACTTGTGATTGGTTATGCTCTTTGTTCGAGCTTGCTTGCTGTGATAAACAAGTTTGCCATTACCAAATTTAACTACCCTGGTCTTTTGACGGCTCTGCAGTATTTAACCTCTGCTGTTGGTGTTTGGATTTTGGGGAAACTTGGGTTTTTGCATCATGACCCTTTTACATATGCAACTGCTAAGAAGTTTTTACCTGCTGCGTTTGTGTTCTATCTCGCAATCTTTACCAACACAAATCTTCTTCGCCATGCTAATGTGGATACTTTCATAGTGTTCAGATCTTGTACCCCTCTTTTAGTTGCCATTGCAGATACCATGTTTAGAAACCAACCGTGTCCGTCAAAGCTCACGTTTGGATCGTTGGTGATCATTTTAGGTGGAGCAGTTGGGTATGTAGCTACAGATTCTGCATTTACTTTGACTGCTTATTCATGGGCATTTGCTTATTTGGTGACAATTACTACTGAGATGGTCTACATCAAACATATGGTTACACATCTTGGGTTGAACACATGGGGTTTTGTTCTGTATAATAATCTAATTTCATTGATCTTGGCTCCTGTGTTCTGGTTCATCACTGGAGAGTATGTTGATGTTTTCTCTACCTTAGGTTCAAGTGGAGGAGATTGGTTTGAATATGATGCATTTTTTGCAGTGTCCTTATCCTGTGTATTTGGTTTCCTCATAAGCTTCTTTGGTTTTGCGGCAAGAAAGGCAATTTCTGCTACTGCCTTCACAGTTACCGGTGTGGTTAATAAGTTCCTAACAGTTGCGATCAATGTGTTTATTTGGGATAAGCATGCAAATCCATTTGGTTTGGTCTGTCTCCTTTTCACAATTTCAGGGGGTGTCCTATATCAGCAGTCGGTTACTGGAGCTGGCAGTGCCCCATCATCAGCGGATAAGCCCACGGGAAATGATAATGATCCTGAGGGAAATCATGGCAAGCCTG GATTTGATATGAATGAAGAGAACTCAATCAAGCTTCAAGTTTCCAACCTCCATCCACAACTACACAAGAATGATCAACAGCAGGATCAGGAAGATGAAGCATTGCTTTATCAGTGGTGCCAATCGGGGGATCAAGCAAGAAATAACCCAGGAGAGCTTCAAGAAcctaaaaatgaagaaaagaagtag